The Mercenaria mercenaria strain notata chromosome 1, MADL_Memer_1, whole genome shotgun sequence nucleotide sequence atcattatcatttttatcatttgcatATGTTGTTATGTTAACCGACTCATGAATATTATAGAAAACAGTTTGCTAAAGAACGAGTATGTTAATAACgtcttaatttttttaaaacactaaACTCCATAGATAAACACATTTGTCACACTTAAAAATGCGAGGCATAGGatcttattaaaattgtgatTGCGGAATAATATGGTCATTACAGAGCTAGCAGTCGCAAGTTGTTTAGAAAAAAGGCATTGAAATAACTTGTTGATTCATATTCATTCGGATTTGATTTATTTACGGAGATATACCTAACTTTCATATATTCAGATGTCCATCAAACTGAAAGATTCGTTCATTGTAGCCTGGTTTTCTTGTCATATCTAGTAAATGTTCAGTTAACGCGTAATTTTGATACATCTTGAACAAAGCATCAATTTAGGTCAAAGATGCTATTTTTAGACGAACTTGCTATTTGCATGACCGATTTTAATTTAAGTGTACTAcgtttatacaaaaatatcataaacaaactAGAGTAATGTCAACATTAACAACTCATTCAAGTGTCAAATACTTGACATTAGATTTTAATCTGCTAACATTTCTACTTATATTTCTTTCTGGAACACCAACACTAGTTCAATCAACGGTCAACTGAAACCGAAATGCGCATTACCTTCAGATTAATGCGCAGCTACGGGGACAACTTTCGACAAAGCGTATAAACCATAATATAGCACTTCAATAAGAGTACATTGAAATGTACAGAGATAATGACCGTATTCACCATCATTTTATCTGTAATAGATAttaaaatacttatttcattAGTTATAGATAATTCCATTTTTAAAACCTCACAATTAGTCACATGGAAAGAACATGTAATGAGCGCTCTCGATATACCCCATCGTTTTAAGTGATATAcgaatcataaaaaaaaatcaaggacaaaaTTCCAGAAGGGAAAGAAACGTAACATCAAAACTACACAACTATACGTAGATTTATGTATCTATTAAAGAAATGCACACGtaatataaaagttaaacataTTGACCGCAGGAATACAGTGGTGAAACGCCTTAGAAATGACTAAATGGTAGTATTAAAGAGTTTAATGGTGCACCACACCTCACTCTTAACCCCCATATGATACCCCACACAATCAAACAAAACGATTCTAGTAAATGTAGTATACTGGCTGATTTCATAACTGGATACGTAATTCTCGGAGACAAAGATGGAaactaacaacaacaacaacaaacaccgCTAcgatatttgaagatttacaatCTATTTCCACTTATTCAAAGTAATTCTCATTTCTATAGTCCTCCCGTATACAAACATATGTTTTTAATGgttaaacgtcacaccgacacaattataggtcatatggtgaccttCTAGCTTTTCAATGTGAATAAATATCCCAGGAGCCCCTCTGAGCATTATCCCCTCACATGAAACAATTCGATATTCCTAAGCAAGGTTTAGAACATACAGCAGAGAGGGCCAAGTGTTTCGATTTCTGTGACCTTTACCACGGAGCCTCCCCCCTTACCAATAAGCAGAATGTCAGAATAatgttgaaattataaaataaaaatgtctagACTTTTTTGAAGTAATGTACTTTTCAACTTGATATTATGTACGCTTTTCCAATCGGGCCAACATGATCTGACAGCATGATAGGACGATGTAATAAAACCACAAAATGATGCGATATACAATAACATGATGCAATAGCACGCACTTCATCACGATACGACTTACATTCAAATCACGTTATAGCATCGTGTTGTCGTGTTATCGCATCGTGTTGTCGTGTTATCACATCGTGTTTTCGTGCTATCACATCGTGTTGTCGAGGTGTCAAGGCCGACAGCACAATATTAAAATCAATCAATAGCATCGTGATGTCATGGTGTTGAGGTCGACACTACGAAGGTACAACATTTATATCGTATTATGATCACTCTCCGGTTGTTTGACAGGCACAGTAACGATAGCAAATAGCTGATACAGTAAACACCGTTACGTGCTTCGCATTTGAATGGTTGTTTTATTCAAAGAACGcaaatatgtagatttttttaATCACTTTGATGTAGTTCGTGATGCCTAAAGGTTATTGAAATGAAATACAGTGAAATTTAGAGTTATATAAATGTAGTCATAAGATTTTCCCAATGGTGACCCCGTCTAGATTATTCTATGCTCTGTCCGACGACATCTTTAACATTAGATATTCGCCGAGTTTTCGAATGTATAATCCTTTGTCACCATAATTTTCACTCTTAAATTACCTATGATTTATCATTAAGAATTGACCTATCTGGCATTTTCTGTGAATAAGGtctgattaaaattcattttccgtTAGGCGAAATTCCATTATTTACAATGGGATTACTGTTATCAATAAAAGAGCTTTATCCTCAAAAGTCTGTCCTGGGCCTACCGTAATCAAAGTTGTCCCCGTCTAGTTTATTCTATGCTCTGCCCAACAAAACTTTTTGCATATAAATGCACGCAGTACAGTACATAATTGTAACGTACTTTGGCCCGAGTATGTTTTCTAAACAAAAGAGTGTTTTGCATAGGCATTTAtattaaattgattatttactatGTTTACAGAACTAAGGATTTCCACGTTGTGTGTtaaataaatgaatgtttgaatCGAATCCGTAGTTCCATAGAGGTGGAATGACGCAAAATAATAATTGAGTTATAGGCTGCAAGTGAACACGGAAATGGCCAGCCATCCATCTACATTGAGATCCAATTAGCTAAAAGGTAAACGGTTAAAAGACACTTTTATGAACACCATTACTGACGTGTAAGTCATCTCATACTGTCAAAGTATACATACGTAATACGTcggtcatttgcagataatacgggaCAGGTCTCAATAGGTTTGCAATTTGTGTCGTTTCTATCTACAGATTTGATGTCCTTAAATGTGTCCtctttttcatcactgaaaatgccataaatgATACGCTTAGTAAATGTGATGCACAAGCTCTACTTTCCCCTGACTTTATAACCGCAATGGGATAAACACAATTTTCGCGGAAAATTTCAAACTGACATCCCTTACCGCCATTATCTTTAATATGTAATTTCCTGTATATATTATAACGGTGTCCTCCTTGCAATCTAAAACCATGTTAATAGTTCGGGTATGTTTGTGCATTATGCCTTATGTAAATTTGTCTTCTGTAAGTTCAAATTATATCATTTGAAAGTAAATAGCAGCTGTCATTGACTTTCTAGCGCCAAATCAAAGGTGTCCCCATCTAGCTTATTCTATTCTCTGTGCAACGgcatgtttttcattaaaatgcttGCACTCGTGAACAGTTTCTCGTTAAATATAGCGTATTTTGGCCCGAATACGTTTTCGTAATAAAAAAGATAAgagtattttatatacatttatattcaaTATGTCTCTTATTTACTATGTTTGTAGAACAAAGGATTTCCATGAATGGGTAAATGTTGTGTATAAAGTAAATGAATGCTTGCGTCAATTCCAGCCGCTCCTTAGAGGTGGAAGGATGCAACACAATACATGAGTTTTCTGAGGCAAGTGAAAACGAAAATGGTCATCCATCCATCAAGATTAAACTTCATTTTGCTAATACAGTAAACTTTTATAAGACACTTTActtaacaaaattaaattatttgcttataaGTATCATGCTATCAAATAATACATACGTTATAAGTAATAAAGGACAGTTCTCACTTGGTTTGAACATTCCGCCAATTGTGCCTCAAAATTTAGTATCTTGACTATGTAGTTGTTTTCTTAGAACATATCGACTGAAAATTCCATACGGTGATACACTAATCTCATGCATAAGCTTTAATCTCTCCTgacattttcaatgatttttcaCGCTGTGGTATCAACGCAAATCGACAATCCCTTACAGCCATAATTCTTGACTTTCaattttctgtatgtttttattAACGGTGTCCTTGTAATCAAACTCAATGTTAATAATTCGGGTATGTTTGTTATAATGCCTTACGCTAATTTGTAAACTTTAAGGCCGAAATCCATCATTTACAATATTACACTGTCAAAGAAACAACGCTATTTAGGTAAAACTTTGCTAACATCCGAATATTTAAAATTTGCAGTTCAAGGGACAATAAGAAATATACGAATGAGAAAAAAAACTAGCATGGAGTCTCCAAACAGGACACGGAAGCCTGTGCGACGCGTTTTGATTTTCGAACCACCACACGTTTATTTGAAGGGGAGAACAGTGTTTACTTGTCATTTTTTGAATATAATACACTGTTTTGACAGATCTTTCAGGACATTCATTTCAGCCGACGTCAGTCCttgcaaaaacaaaaagaaaaccgAAGCTTCTTTTTAGCTGAAGAAAAGGAAGAAATTGTACAGCTTTGACTACATTACAAAATCCCAACTGAAAATGCAGCATTTTCGGACACATGATTAGTTACCTGCTAAGTTGTGAGCgagatatgtaaaaaaaaatcaatatctaaTTGGATCATAGACTACTTTGAGTGACATGTGGTTTCTCGTCAGTTTATGAATCCATATCAGAACACACTAGGCCATCGAAATATGTCGACTCGTACTatcatatgttttaaatattagaCTCTAATTATCGTTttaagtgtttaaagtttttcatttggCAACTAAAATCCTAAATTTTCGATCATCTATATCCTGATAAtctaaaaccatttaaaaaaatacaaatgacatgGAATGAGCCAAGTCGGCATTATGTGCATTTATTTTGtgtgtttctttatttgatatTCTGTGTTTCTTCAATATCAGATAATCACTCCAACCTGTGGTTTATGATTTCAAGATTCCTGGTATCTTtacctttgtttatttttcctgCAACAGAATATTAATCACGTCTGATGGTTAGAATTCCTGCTGTTTCTTAACACAGTACAGACACTTTCCCATTGCTTTGTATATCTCTtttgtatcatttataaataaCTGTAAACGTTTGATATGACTTTTGATTGGCATTCTTTCCTTGTTAAACGTCAGCCTAAATAAATAATGAGTTAATAATATGGTTCCACATCTGTTATTTTTGTCAACAAGTGAATCATTTGAAGCGGTTTCAAAACATAGCGTTAATTTTCTGTCATAGCTGTGTTTCTCGTCTTTTTGTTTTTCTCACGTGACCACGTGTGTAGTAGAGGTATTTGATTTTAACAGTTATAACAGATATCGTTGTTGCTAGCAATCATTTCTAAAGCTTCAATTAAAGCATAATATATTAATGTGGTTTATTACTAGTAGTAGCCcacccgtttagctcagtagggagagcgtcggtctatggatcgaggggtcgcgagttcgatccccgggcggggcgtatgttctccgtgacgatttgataaagacattgtgtctgaaatcattcgacctccacctctgataattcatgtggggaagttggcagttacatgcggagaacaggtttgtactggtacagaatccaggaacactggttaggttaacttcccgccgttacatgactgaaatactgttgaaaaacggcgttaaacccaaaacaaacaaacaaacaaattattactTGTAGTCTGTCTGAGGACTTAGATATGCCTTTAAAGTTCATATACAACAACAGATAtctcttttatgttttcatttagtACATCTTTCGGAAAGTGTTTTACCACCAGGGCTTATGATGCATAATATCGTGTTTTTCATAAGTTCCCCATaattaaagacaaaaatatacAGGAATATGGCAAAACAAATCTGAAGATTTAGCTGAAATTAATGAATATTTCAATCAGCTGTTTGTTCCTGCCAACTGTacaacagtagcagcagcagcagcagcagcagcagcagcagcagcagcaacaacaactacaataatgataacaacaacaacaatgataataataatcatcGTCATGATCTTATTTACAGTGTTGTTTGTGCTTCTTGTTGATATTATCATCATAGTTACATTTGTGTATGATCGTTATCACTATCACCACTATTATCATTGTTGTTATggctatcatcatcatcatcatcatcatcaccaccaccaaaaacatcattatcatcatcaccaccaccatcataaacatcatcatcagcagcaccATCAGCAGCAGCTGAATATTATTAATTCTGTTATAAAGTCATAACGATTTTAAAAGGTTTTGAAAATCAAATTGTACTTGTgtttctttcgttttttttttaaagattttcagaTGACATGATGAGAAAGTATCAAGAATTGTTAGCACAGAAGCCATGATTAGCTACAAGCTACTATCTAGCCGTTACGTCTTTCCAAAAATTGTTTAGGAAACTGATCAACTTAATATGTATACATGAAATTCATTACTGTTGGTGATAGATTGGCATATGCACATTATCATGTTCCCTTTCAAAACGTATGATCATaacaattataaaatgacttaATTAACATTTCTGAGGAAACAAGTACTCGTACAGGtgaagaaaacaaatattattgCATAGGAttaaagaaactttatttaatagCTAGATACACTGTCTATTGGGTAAATGTTGAACTTGCTAATGttcttaatgttttaatttattacTCATATCATTTGCCGATAAAATATACGGAATAGCCTTTTCCTTAAACTGGAAGCTTTTTCGTTTCAAGAAACTATTCAAAGACAATTTTAATGTTGGAAGAAAATTGTTATTGAGCGTAATAAAGTTGTGGTTTTTACCATTGTGGTAAAAAGAGCTTTATACTCAAAAGTCTGTCCCGGGCCTTCCCTAATCAAAGCTGTCCCCGTCTAGTTTATTCTATGCTCTGCCCAACAAAACCTTTTGCATATAAATGCACGTTTGCAACCTTGAGCAGTACATAATACGTcggtcatttgcagataatacgggaCAGGTCTCACTAGGTTTGCAATTATGTCGCTTCTATCTCCAAATTTGATGTCCTTAAATGTGTCCtctttttcatcactgaaaatgCCATACAATGATACGCTTAGTAAATGTGATGCACAAGCTCTACTTTCCCCTGACTTAATAACCGCAATGAGATTAACACAAGTTTCGCGGAAAATTTCAAACTGACATCCCTTACCGCCATACTTTAATATGTAATTTCATGTATATTTCATAATGGTgtatgttcaagttatatcatttgaaagaaaataacagTTTATCATTTACGGTCATGATTATGAAAACGTTATACTCACAAGGCAGTCATAGACTTTCTAGCGCCAAATCAAAGGTGTCCCCATCTGGCTTATTCTATTCTCTGTGCAACggcatatttttcattaaaacgtGAACAGTTTCACtttaaatataacatattttggCACGAAtacattttcttaataaaaagGTAGGTGTATCGTAAATACAGCTATATTCAATATGTTTCATATTAACTATGTTTGTAGAACTAAGGATTTCCATGAATGGGTAAACGTTGTGTGTGAAATAAACGAATGCTTGTATCAATTCCGGTGGAAGATGCAAAATAATACCAGAGTTTTCTTAGGCAAGTGAAAACGGAAATAGATATCCATCCACCAAGGTTAAACTCTGTTTTGCTAATACAGTAAACTGTTGTAAGACACTTTCCtttacaaaattatttgcttctatgTATCATGCTATCAAATAATACATACGTTACAGGTGATAAAGGACAGGTCTCACATGGTTTGCAATTTCGGCCAATtgtgcctcaaaatttagtgtcctgactCTGTAGTTGTTTTCATAGAACACATCGACTGAAAATTCCATTCAGTGATACACTAATTTTATGCATAAGCTTTAATCTCTCCtgatatttttaatgatttttaccGCAGTGCAAACTGACATTCCCTTTCAACCATAATTCTTGATAATTAATTTCctatatgttttattaaagatgCCTTCCTTGTAATCAAACTCAATGTTAATAATTTGCGTATGTTTGTGATCCTGCCTTACGTTAATTTGTAAACTTTAAGGTCGAAATCCATCATTTACAATATTAATCTATCAAAGGGATAAAGGTTTGCTAATATCCGAATATTTAAGATTGACGGTTCAAGGGACAATAGGAAATACAcgaatgaaaataaagaaattatacagCTATGACTACATTACAAAGTCCCTACTGAAAATGCAGTTGTTCTTTTCGGACACAGGATTAGTTACCTGCTAAGCTGTGAGCgagatatgtaaaaaaaatcagtatcaaaTTGGATCATAGATTAATTTGAGTGACACGTGGTTTCTCGTCAATTTATGAATCCAAATCGGATCACACTAGGCCACATTAGGCCATCGAAATGTGTCGActcttattattatatattttaaatatcagaCTCTAGTTATCGTTTTAAGTGTTTCCATTTTGCTACTGAAGTCCTAAAATTTTCGATCATCTGTATGCTGATaatctaaaatcatttaaacaaagTACAAATGACATAAAATGAGCCAAGTCGGCAAAACCTGCATGTATTTTGTGTGTTTCTCTATTTACTGTTCTGTGTTTTTACAATAACAGATAATCACTCTAACCTGTGGTTTATGATTTCAAGATTCTTGATATCTTttacctttgtttattttttcctgCCAGAATATTAATCACGTCTGATGTTTAGAATTCCTGCTGCTTCTTTAACACTATACAGACACTTTCCCATCGCTTTTATATCTCTTTTGTTTCATTTACAAATAACTGTAAACGTTTGGTATGACTTTTGATTGGAATTCTTTCCTTGTTAAGCGCCAGCCTAAATAAATAATGAGTTAATAATAGGGTTCCTCATCTGTTATTTTTGTCAACAAATGAATTATTTGAAgcgttttaaaaacatagaagtAATTAAGCGTTAATCTTTTGTCATAGCTGTGTCTTTCTTGTTCTTCTCACGTGACCACGTGTGTAGTAGAGgtattttattttaacagttataacagatgagccgcgccatgagaaaaccaacatagtggctttgcgcagtctggtcaggatccatgctgttcgctaactgtttctctaattgcaataggctttgaaagcgaacagaatggatcttgaccagactgcgcggatacgcaggctgttctggatccatgctggtcgcaaatccactatgctAATTTTCTCATGACGCGTCTCAGATATCGTTGTTGCTGGCAATTatttataaagctgcaattaaATAATAATAGTATTGATGAGGTTTATGACTTGCAGTCTGTCGGAGTACTTAGATATGCCTTTAAAGTTCATATACAACATCAAATATCTTCTTCAGGTTTTCATTTAGTGCACATCATTCGTACATTCTTTTTCCCCACCGGGCCTTGTGATACAAAATATCAtgctttttcatattttcccaataagtaaaaccaataaaataaaataaaataaaataaaataaaaaaatacaggaaTATAGCAAAACAAATCTGAATATCTAGCTGAAATTAATGCATATTTAAATCAGCTGTTTGTTATTGTAGTAGCAagaacaagaagaaaaagaagattaataatatattaagttagtttaaaattattaattcCTAATCAGTTTCCTAAAGTATTTTGGAAAAACGTAACGGCTAGATAGCAGCTTGAATTGAATATACAGCTAACAAATCTTGATACTTTCTCATTTGAAAATCaacaaagaaaatcaaacaaaaaaacaaaaaaaaaaaaaaaaaaaaaaaacaagaaaagaaacacaTGTAAAATTTGATTTCCAAATCTTTTAAAAACGTTATGTGTCCTTAGGTGGACGCCTGAACCACTGGACCACGGTAAccgatatatatatacatgaaattCATTACTGGCATATGCACATTATCATGTTCCCTTTTAAAacttatgttcataataaatataaaatgaagatACTCATTTATAAGGGTCCGTAATAAAGAAATAGCTATACAATCGTATAACTTAATTATCGTTTCTTATAAGTCAGGAAGCAAGCACAGGTGAAGAAAACAAACAGTATTGCAAGGGATTAAAGAAACTTTATTCAATTGATAGATACACTGATTACTGGATACATGCTGAACCTGCTTTAATGCtcttaatgtttaatttattactcacattttctgtttcaaaatatgtgGAAATGACCTTTTCCTCAAactaaaagttttttgttttcaagaaacCATTCAAAGCATCGAAGGTTAATCTGTTGGAAGAAAAATTGTTGTTGAAATGCTATTGTCTGGCGTAATAGAGTTGTGGTAATGAActatcatgtacatgtatttatgatCTCTCGCATAATGGTGTAAGTTTACTGTGACATGGATAATCATTCCACTTGTTGCCAAATGCTGCATTAAAGCCAACACAATCTTCGTTATTTAAATTATCTGGCTGACCGGGAAACCACTCTGAGAAAGTGGCATGTTCATTTGTATCAGCCCATCGCCAAATCGATTCATGGGTTCGATCAGACAAACCCATCCACGTGTGCATGGCTGAAATAAAgtctaaaatatatatctagaagTACATTTACTTCGCTAAGGTGTATCATGTAATCAAATAATTGCACTTTTcgtataaatacatatatatgtatatatctatcAACACTAAACTAACAAGATAATGCCTTTATTCTGAATGTATAATATACGTCCATCCATCATTCGTCTTCCATCGTCCATCGTCCTGCGTTAAAATTTTCACCTCTGAAACGTCTGGTAAGGTttataccaaacttggtcagtatcaTCCTAGCTTGGATTTCtagtaaatttgttcaaatggttcaccttggccccttttagggccaACAGGgctaaaataggaaaaaaatcctttaaaaagcTTCTCATTTACCGCTTGGtggaccttcatcaaacttggtctttagaaGTTTGTTCAAGTGGAACAATTGGCCTATAATcactagagctaaagatagaaacacatgatggatcttcatcatacTTTGTTTGTGGCATCGTTAAAAATACCTCTCTCAAATGGATTCAAACGGGAGCAGTCTGCCAATATTAGAGGCCGCTTAGACttcaaataaaaacacttttaatcattttgttttcatgaaccgctggatggatctttatcaaactttgtcCTCAGAATTTGGAATAAGGTTCGTTCTTCATTTAGTACAATGTGGGGCGATTGAATCGTTTTAGGGGCCGTTTAGGACTAAAGAAAAAGAATCATCTTTGAACGACTTCCCATGAACTGATGGATGGATCTTCATAGAACTtcgtctgtagcatcattataacttcctttcccaattttgttcaaatgatacGGTGTTCTGTTTTGacaattataacattttattgaatcctaaaccgcaaTGCACGATGTACGATGATAAAAATGTGATCAATGGGTCGATGAAGTAACAATGATGAGACTATGGTTAACGAGATGGTACGATGAAGACTCACGATGTTGTGATAGTATGATGGTGAGATGTTCATATAATAtctcgttttcatcatcgtaccatcgcgttttcaccatggTACTTtctactatcgcgttatcaccatcgtgttATCAGGTTTTCACCATAACATCATTGCGTTTTCTTCATCGTGCCATCGCGAtatcaccatcgcaccatcgtatTTTGCCGTcttaccatcacgttttcaccatcatagcgtcgcgttatcaccatcgtgccattgcACCGCAGCGATTTCACATCCGTAGCCTACCATAGCGTTTTCGCCATTGCAACGGATTCAATAAAAAgactgtccaaacggaacactgtAAAATCTTTAAATCTTTTAGGTTACAATTTACTAAATAGCTGTTATTCTTTATTCTTCATAGAATTTACATATCCAATGGCTACAGCACACATtatgacccattttaaatgtctgtaacttacattgtcatgaagaatattgtcagtgctaaataaaatcaaaagaatgtttgatgcaagaaaaagaaaatcagttaaacacacaaactgcagAATCAGCTAAAAGTTGAGATCACAAATTGTTGTGGTGGTGTATAATCTTAGTATCCCATTCATAATGAAAAtactacatgtcaagcatagatctgttatgtgatttcagcaaacacGATTGCAAAGagaataaggaaaatagctcaaCAGTGCAAAGAACTGAgtactatttgaatccgccattttgcgactatcattttttgtacatttttcctatttagtgtctgtatgcctttaagGGCTTCTACAGCTAAAGATAGAAATGCCTATATATGACTTTtgtcatgaaccgcttgatggatcctcatcaaacttaATCCTGAGCATCATCATAAGGTcatctaccaaagttgttcaaatggaggAAATGGAGGctcttggtcccttttaggggactctatagctaaaatagaaaaacctgtcatgaaccgcttgatggatatATTTTAAGGTCATCttacaattttgt carries:
- the LOC128559611 gene encoding perlucin-like protein; this translates as LSTGCCADGWTPYRSHCYFLAYGVQLNFAEAQRFCKARGAYLTRLDTYAENLFLGICTMSLYELNITTITGLSTFTHFISAMHTWMGLSDRTHESIWRWADTNEHATFSEWFPGQPDNLNNEDCVGFNAAFGNKWNDYPCHSKLTPLCERS